The following proteins are co-located in the Solanum pennellii chromosome 8, SPENNV200 genome:
- the LOC107028649 gene encoding phytochrome-interacting ankyrin-repeat protein 2 — protein MEEDQVGSTRRSRRMRITAGDTDDRGWTPLHIVARKGDLKQVRRLLNEGMDANVMAGGPKSFGMTPLHLAAKGGHVRVMDELLERGADIDARAKGACAWTPLHHAAKEKKKKAIKFLIRNGAFLPDDISDTRFNPPLHYCPGLEWAYEEMKLLQLESSSSGEASYSSEN, from the exons ATGGAGGAGGATCAGGTTGGTTCGACTCGACGATCAAGAAGAATGCGTATAACTGCAGGTGATACGGATGATCGCGGTTGGACTCCACTTCACATTGTTGCTCGGAAAGGTGACCTGAAACAG GTTAGAAGGCTTCTTAATGAAGGTATGGATGCAAATGTAATGGCAGGAGGGCCAAAATCATTTGGTATGACCCCACTTCATCTTGCTGCTAAGGGAGGTCACGTGAGAGTTATGGATGAATTACTTGAGAGAGGTGCTGATATCGATGCTCGAGCCAAGGGTGCATGTGCAT GGACTCCTCTCCATCATGCTgcgaaagagaaaaagaagaaagcgATTAAATTCTTGATTAGGAATGGTGCATTTTTGCCAGATGACATCTCTGACACCAGGTTCAATCCACCACTTCACTATTGTCCTGGTCTTGAATGGGCATATGAGGAGATGAAGCTGCTTCAGCTGGAGAGTTCATCATCTGGCGAGGCCTCCTACAGCTCGGAAAACTGA
- the LOC107027341 gene encoding mediator of RNA polymerase II transcription subunit 28-like has product MADRHSVDQHQNIEPRINSSASRDDMTAFIVALEAALLPCLPARELQAIDRSAHPYHQIDVERHARDFMEAAKKLQLNLVGLQREDLPTRPEMLRKEIEKMEEELETKTDLIAKQERLIQGWRKDLKDQLEKHNMELEKV; this is encoded by the exons ATGGCTGACAGACATTCGGTTGATCAACATCAAAATATTGAACCACGGATAAATTCTTCTGCTTCGAGGGATGACATGACCGCCTTTATAGTTGCATTAGAAGCTGCGTTACTACCCTGTTTGCCAGCACGAGAACTCCAGGCGATAGATCGTTCAGCTCATCCATATCATCAGA TTGATGTTGAGAGACATGCTAGAGATTTCATGGAAGCTGCGAAAAAACTTCAACTTAATTTGGTTGGGTTGCAACGCGAAGATCTGCCCACAAGACCCGAGATGCTTCGGAAG GAGATAGAGAAGATGGAAGAAGAGTTGGAAACAAAAACTGATCTCATAGCTAAACAAGAGAGATTGATCCAAGGATGGAGGAAGGACTTAAAGGACCAACTAGAAAAACACAACATGGAGTTAGAAAAGGTGTAA
- the LOC107027146 gene encoding F-box/kelch-repeat protein SKIP25, translating to MNNSTTACAAVNRRKILHHRRHHQSLIPGLPDDVAQICLNQVHPSTLFSVCHSWRKLIYSPSFPPFSSLYALLLSTNQVEFACFDPISSKWHLLPPPPPDPPLRILVKHPSFISRNLPIQSVTVSGNLILLAATADQFLPAISRPLIFNPTVKKWTHGPRLNAPRRWCAAGALGNSVYVASGVGSHYNLDVARSVIKWDLDNSSGPEFDNRAHYSARYRNERKRKWKWEEMSGLKDGKFSREAIEAVGWKGKLCMVNVKGDAAKQGIIYNIEMDTWHDMPEGMLSGWRGPVAAMAEEILYMVDESKGVLRRYDEERDVWVEILEYEMLKGAEHVVADGGRVCVVGGGGSGIVVVDVAVETPRLVVVEIPVGFQVLNIHVLPRMSQ from the coding sequence atgaacaactCCACCACCGCCTGCGCCGCCGTCAACCGCCGCAAAATCCTCCATCACCGCCGTCATCATCAATCGTTGATACCTGGACTTCCCGATGATGTTGCTCAAATTTGCTTAAATCAAGTACATCCTTCTACACTTTTCTCCGTTTGTCATTCATGGCGTAAGCTTATCTATTCACCTTCTTTTCCTCCATTTTCGTCTCTTTACGCTTTGTTATTATCTACAAATCAAGTTGAATTTGCTTGTTTCGATCCAATTTCATCGAAATGGCACCTTCTTCCTCCTCCGCCACCAGATCCACCACTTCGCATCCTCGTTAAACATCCTTCGTTTATCTCCAGAAACCTTCCGATTCAATCGGTAACCGTTTCCGGTAACTTAATTCTCCTCGCTGCAACCGCCGATCAGTTCCTGCCGGCGATCTCTCGTCCGTTGATTTTCAATCCGACGGTGAAAAAATGGACTCACGGTCCCCGTCTCAATGCTCCCCGCCGGTGGTGCGCTGCAGGCGCGTTGGGTAATTCGGTGTATGTAGCGAGTGGTGTTGGGTCCCATTATAACCTGGACGTAGCTCGATCAGTTATAAAATGGGACCTGGATAACAGTAGTGGGCCCGAATTTGATAACCGGGCCCACTACTCCGCTCGTTATCGTAACGAGCGGAAAAGGAAATGGAAATGGGAGGAAATGAGTGGATTAAAAGATGGGAAGTTTAGTAGAGAAGCAATTGAAGCTGTTGGATGGAAAGGTAAATTATGTATGGTGAATGTAAAAGGTGATGCAGCTAAACAAGGGATAATTTATAATATCGAAATGGACACGTGGCATGATATGCCGGAGGGGATGTTATCGGGGTGGAGGGGTCCGGTGGCGGCGATGGCGGAGGAGATACTTTATATGGTGGATGAATCAAAAGGAGTGTTGAGAAGATATGATGAAGAGAGGGATGTTTGGGTGGAAATATTGGAGTATGAAATGCTTAAAGGCGCGGAACATGTGGTGGCGGATGGTGGTAGAGTTTGCGtggttggtggtggtggtagtgGGATAGTGGTGGTCGATGTGGCGGTGGAGACGCCGAGGTTGGTTGTGGTTGAAATTCCGGTAGGGTTTCAAGTTTTGAATATACATGTTTTGCCTAGGATGAGCCAATGA